One window of the Trachemys scripta elegans isolate TJP31775 chromosome 13, CAS_Tse_1.0, whole genome shotgun sequence genome contains the following:
- the SS18L2 gene encoding SS18-like protein 2, which translates to MSVVFVPERLRGKAEVNPETLQRLLEENDQLIRCIVEYQNKGRATECVQYQHILHRNLIYLATIADATPASVQKTD; encoded by the exons ATGTCGGTGGTTTTCGTGCCGGAGCGGCTGCGCGGGAAAGCGGAGGTGAATCCAGAGACCCTGCAGCGG TTACTAGAGGAAAACGATCAGCTGATTCGATGCATTGTAGAATATCAAAATAAAGGAAGAGCTACAGAATGTGTGCA GTACCAGCATATCTTGCACAGAAATCTTATTTATTTGGCTACTATTGCTGATGCAACTCCAGCCAGTGTACAGAAGACTGACTGA